Part of the Vibrio sp. SCSIO 43137 genome, AAGAGAAACTTTGCCAGCTAACTTTATGCCCAAGCAGATTAAGCTGAATATCATTCAGGGCAAGTTGCTGCACCGTGACCGGTAGCGGAGAAGAGATGGTATTTTGACCGGAGGTAGCGGGCTCCTGCTCTGTTGTCTCTGGCTTGCTCCCCGGAGCCACATCAAGAACGACACCACTCACCTCCAGCTTGTCTACACAGACTGAAGGGGCAAATAAACACTCAAAGTTAACCGCCAGTGTCAGTTGCTTTACTTTAGTATCAATACCAAGAGTGTCATCTGAAAATAAGCTGTTTTTCAGGGTAAATTCCGGAAAGAGCGCACCTTCAGCGTCAGCAATCTGCAGCTGTGGTATGGCTTTTTCTGCAGCCCAAATCAGCGTTTTAAGCCCGCTGTTAGTAAACAGGGCAAAGGAGATAAGTAACACTATGGTCAGAACTAAACTGACGAGTGTCAGTGCAGCGCGCTTACTCCACTTTAATAACCGCTTTTTCATAGTTCCGGCCCCAGCGTAAAGTGTAACTTAAACTCTTCACCCGGCTTCTCATCAAGCCCCCATGCAAAATCAATGCGAACCGGACCAACGGGCGATGCCCAGCGGACACCAAATCCTGTACCGGTTTTAAACTTAATGGTGTTGTTCCATGCGTCACCATAATCAACAAATCCGGCCAGCCACCAGTTACCCGTCAGGCGATACTGGTATTCAAGGCTACTGGTCGCCAGATACTTCGCACCTGTTAACGCACCTTTACTGTCTCTCGGTGAAATAGATTCATAGTCGTAACCACGCAGACTATTATCACCGCCAGCAAAGAAGCGGATAGAAGGCGGAATATTACTTATCTCATCAACAAAGTTAGCCGAGGCATCCAGACGGGCAATTCCTCTGTGGTTCTGCCCTATACTGCGAATCCAGGCTGTCTTAGCCAGAACGCGGTAAACTCTCGCTTTTGCTGTCAGGCTCTTATCAGAATATTCAAAAGCGATGGACTGTTTATCACCACTAAGGGGCATCGCTCCCCCGGAGGTCTGAACCTTTGAAAAAGAGATACCCGGCAGTATCATGGTAAACTCATCATCCTGAGTACCTTGCTTAAAGTCTTCATGCAGATAGCGGCCATAAAGGACTCTGTGCCAGCCACTATCAAGCTGCCAGTGCCGTTCAACCAGAGCAGAGGCTTCAAAACTTTCTGTATCATTCTTATCTTCGTACTTCATCCCGTACTGCAGGCGATAGTATTCATTCTGCACATCTTCCAGCGGAATATTGTAACCAAGTGTCACAGCCTGTTCCGGTGCAGACAGAGACAGGGCAGAATCAAAACTGTGCCCTAAGCTGTTTACCCACGGTTTCTTCCATTTAAGCGTACCTTTCACACCTAAGTCCGTGGAATAACCAATACCGGTCTCCAACTGGTTTTTTGTCTGCGGGGAAAGCGTCACCAGCATGGGTAGTTGTTCCTGCTTACCGGTAACACTTATATCCGGCTGAACCAGTACCGAAGAAAACCACTCGGTATTGGACAAGTTCTGGTTAAACACACCGATTTTTGAAGAAAGATAGGGGTCACCCTTTTGGTATGGGATCAGAGAGCGGAGCTTGCTCTGCTGAATTTGATTGCCGCTAAACTTAGTCTCACCAAACTGGTAGCGGATACCGCTCTGATAATAAAGATAGATAAAAGCCTGATTTCGTTCCGGTGCAACTTCCAATACTGTTTTGGTAAAAGTACCGTCAAAATATCCCTTGGATAAAGCGAGATTCCTGATGGCCGATTTAAGCGCATCGTATTTTGCATGATTGAGGATCTCCCCTTTTTCCAGCCCGGATTTTTCAACCAGAGTGAGAAAATCCTTATCGCTGCCTGCAGCACCATCAATGCGGATATCTGAAATGCTTATCCGTACAGGTTCCCCCGCGGCTATGTTAACCGTAAGTGTTTTATCATCTTCTGAAGTAACAAATACGAATTCCGGCTGGTAATGCCCCAGAGCCTGCAGAGCCTTAGTAAAGCTCTTTCTCAGCTGAGACTGAAAACGTAATGAAACCGAGTAATCTTCCTTGGGAATAGCCGTCAGATAGGCTTCAACATTCTCTTCAAGTGCGCCGTCCAGACCTTTAATTTCAACAGAAACATCCGCCCACAGCTTAGAAGAGAAAAGTAAAGTGACAAAGATAAGTGCGCATTTTTTCACCATAAGGGTAAACTGGTTTCCTTTAAAATGATGGCTACTGAGCAGGAACAAACGATGTACAGTAGTTTAATAGTGGTTAAGTTTCAGCCTATATACGAAAAGTATCATAGTTAGTGCAATTTAGTATTACGAAATTCGGCAGGTCAATTTTATAATGACTCCCAAAAAAGGAAACATCTATGCTCAACAAACAAGTTATGGTTACCAGGGAAACCGCCATTAAAGGCCGGGAACAAGCAATCCCTGTCACTCAACCACATTTTGTAAACAATACTGACTTAACCCTTGAACCTGCCGAAGGACAACAACAAATCCTGTTTGGAATGGGCTGTTTCTGGGGCGCTGAACGCCTGTTCTGGAACCTGAAAGGGGTTGTCTCCACTTCCGTTGGTTATAGTGGCGGCTTCACCGAAAACCCGACTTATCAGGACGTGTGCACAGGAGAAACCGGACATACTGAGGTTGTCAGGGTTATTTTTGATCCGTCTGTTATCTCCCTTTCAGAACTGTTAAACCAGTTCTGGGAGCGTCATGACCCGACTCAGGGAATGCGTCAGGGCAACGATTTAGGCACGCAGTACCGTTCAGCTATCTATGTCTATTCTGAGCAGCAGAAGCAAACGGTATTAGAAAGTAAGCAGAGCTATCAGTCTGCCCTTAGTGACAATCAACGCACTGAAATCACCACTGAAGTTGAGTTTGCGGGTCCTTACTACTTCGCTGAAGAGTACCACCAGCAATATCTGGCTAAGAATCCTGAAGGTTATTGCGGCCTCGGCGGTACAGGGGTCTGCTTCCCTTCCTGATTGAAACTTACTTTAAGGGCTCTGCCACCATGGCAGGGCTCTTTCCTTGCACCTTCAGTTAAGTTGAAGCTGCTTACAGATAATATTGTTAATCTCTTTCATCACTGCCAGCATCTTTTTATTACTCAAATCCGGCAGCAGAACCCTTCCTTGATCAAAATAGAACTTTCCGATACCTGCAATGGAAAACTCTCCTTTAAACAGCGCTTTTACGAAACGGGCGATTTGTAGCGGGCGATAAGATTTAAACTCTCTAAGCATAATAATCCCAATCTCTGATTGTAAAATCCGTGTGAACAAGAATGCAAAATCAGCGCCAGAAAACTCAAATTCTTACTATTTTGTTGGAATTTCGTCTAGTCTTGTTTCTGCTCTACAACAAGACCATCAAAAGGAATAAAAACAATGAACATAAAGTCTCTCACTCTCTCCCTGTTATTGGGCACTCTCCCTGTTATCGGGCAGGCTCACAACCTGAATACCGGAGAATCTTTACCGGCTGTTACCGTATCCAGCTACGGTGAACTGCATCTGGAAAATGACGAAGTTGTTTATAAAGCATGGGATGAGAGTCAATTAATTGGCAAAGTCAGGGTTATTCAGGCCATAGCCGGACGCAGCAGCGCCAAAGAGATGAATGCCGAACTGATGAAGTCCATTACCGCCTCTCAATTTTCTCAGGACAGCTATCAGACAACCTCAATAATTAATCAGGATGACGCCATCTGGGGTACCGGCTCATTTGTGAAATCTTCAGCTCAGGACAGTAAAAAAGAGTTTCCATGGTCTTCAATGGTTCTTGATGAAGACGGCGTAGTGGCCAAAAGCTGGCAACTGGCAGAAGAGAGTTCAGCCATTATTGTGCTGAATAAAGAAGGAAAAATCCTGTTTGTAAAAGAAGGAGCCCTTAGCGGCGACGAAATCAATCAGGTACTGGCGCTAATAAAGAGCAATATCTAATAGTTCCTCCTCTCATCAAAATGGTGCCGGCTCCGGCACCATTTCTTAAATGTAAATTTTATGTACGAAACCGTTTGGTTCAATAAATAAAGCTTGCAGGGTAAATGTTATATTATTACATTGTCTCAAACCTGACTGCATTAGCAGCAGAACCGTGTGTCACTGCGAGCTCTATAAACTGATGAGAACCGAACACTACTTCTCCCGTTCACGGGTAACGGCAGCAACAATACTGGCTATAGTTAGCATACTATGGGCCACTTTTGCTTATGCCGAACATCAGGTAGATTTTGACCACTCCCATCACCAGCAGCACCAATGTGAACTTTATGCCGCTGCCGGAAACGGCCTTAGCCCTGCTGTTATCGTGCTTCCGGAAGTGCCGCAACAGGCTGTCCGTTATCAGCCTTTTAATAGCCGGCTGCTGGTGTTTATTGCGCCTAAGCAGAAAGCCCGCTCACCTCCTGAACTGGTTGTCTCTTAAAAAATCTTTATCAACGACAACTTAATTTTTGAGGTTACTATGCAACACACTTTTAAACTCTCTTTAATCGCGGGACTTATCCTTTCTACATCAGCTATGGCCGAAGAAGGGTTTCGCCAGCACGATGCCCATGTGCACGGACACGTAGAGTTCAATATCGCTCAGGATGGCAATGAGCTACTGGTTGAGATTGCTGCTCCGGGAGCTGATATTGTCGGCTTTGAACACGCTCCGGAAAACGAAGCTCAACACGAACTCATCGAGAAAGCCGAAAAAAGCTTAATGCAAGCAGACAAAGTACTGCTTCTCTCCTCTGCGGCTGGCTGCTCTACTGAACATGTTTCTGTTAAGAATACGCTGGAAGAAGATGAGCATCACGATGAACACGATCATGAAAAACACGATGATCATGACAAACATGACGAGCACAATCATGATAAACACGATGATCATAAAGACCACGATCACGAGAGTCATGAGCACGAAGGTGAGGGAGAAGGACATGGTGAATTTACTATCGAATATCACTTTGAGTGTAGCGATATTGCAAAGCTGAACCGTATCAAAACCAATTGGTTTAAGCTATTCCCGAACTCAGAAGAAGTGGAAGTGAATCTATTAACCGATACTGCTCAAAATGCCTTTGAACTAAACAAAAATAAAACGGTTATTAAGTTTTAATCTTATTAGGCTGATGGCGGATAATCACCGCTATCAGCCTATACGTTTTGCTGAGTGTTATATACTATCTGGCTGACACTCAGATTTGTGGCTTAATTTGGTTAATAAGGTAGCTATGAAGGATTTAGATCGCGTTGTTTCACTCTCTCAGATCCGCTTCTGCTGGAATGAAAAACAGCCTGCTACATTAGAGTTCGATTCTCTGGATATCCGCAAGGGTGAGCATATCTTTATAAAGGGTCCAAGCGGCAGCGGAAAATCCACTCTGCTCGGGCTGCTGACGGGTATTATTTCTCCCCAGTCAGGAAGTGTACAAATTCTGGATCAACAGCTCAACGATCTCAGCCAGAGCGGGCGGGATCGGTTCAGGGCAGATCATATCGGTTATATCTTTCAGCAATTTAACCTTCTCCCTTACCTGTCTGTCATCGAAAATGTCACCCTGCCATGTAATTTTTCTAAACGGCGCCGGGACAAAGTAACAGGCGATCTCACTGAAAATGCAATTCATCTGCTGCAAAGGCTTCGTCTTGATCAATCTCTGCTCAACAAACCCGTTATTGAGCTAAGTATTGGTCAGCAGCAGCGGGTTGCTGCTGCCAGAGCATTAATCGGCCAGCCAGAGCTGATTATCGCGGATGAACCGACCTCAGCTTTAGACTTTGAAAACCGCACAGCATTTATAGAACTGCTAATGGAAGAGGCGGAAAAAGCAGGCTCAACCCTTATTTTTGTCAGCCATGATCCAACGCTGGAAGCCATGTTTGACCGGAATATTCAGTTGCAAGAGTTAAACCAACGCGCTACCCAACATAGTACGGAGGCCACACAATGCCAGCAATAACCCTTCTGGCCCGCAAAAGCCTTCTCAACCGTAAAGCAACTGCGATTCTTACCATTCTTACTGTGGCGATTTCAGTCATTCTGTTACTTGGTGTTGAGAGAATCCGTACTCAGGCGAAAACCAGCTTTGCCAATACCATATCCGGTACTGATCTTATCGTCGGGGCCCGATCAGGCTCAGTAAACCTGCTGCTTTACTCTGTTTTCAGAATCGGCAATGCTACGGCAAATATCGACTGGAAAAGCTATGAGGAGTTTAGCCAGAACCCGTCCGTTAAATGGGCGATTCCTATCTCCCTTGGCGACTCCCATCAGGGTTTCCGGGTAATGGGAACCAATCAAAGCTACTTTGAGCACTTCAAGTATGGCAAAAAACAACCCCTTGAACTTCAGCAGGGACGGCCTTTTAATACCCTATTTGAAACAGCAATCGGCGCCGACGTCGCTAAAGAGCTCAACTATAAAGTAGGCAGCGAAATCATAATTGCCCACGGCATCAGTGATGTCGGCTTTAGCCGCCACGATAACCTCCCATTTAAAGTGGTCGGTATTTTTAAGCCCACAGGTACTCCGGTAGATAAAACCGTCCATGTTTCCCTTCAGGCGATTGAAGCCATCCATGTAGGCTGGGAATCAGGCGCTAATCTGGGTTCGAAGCAAGACAAAGCAGCACTGGAGCAACAAGAGTTTCATCCTCAGCAGATCACTGCATTTATGCTGGGACTGAAATCTAAGATCCGCACCTTTGCCCTACAAAGGCAGATCAATACCTATAAGCAAGAGCCTCTTAGTGCCATTCTGCCGGGTATCGCGCTACATGAATTGTGGGGCATGATGTCTGTTGCTGAACAGGCACTCATGGCAGTATCAGTTTTTGTCGTTATTGCAGGATTACTCGGTATGCTTAGCAGTCTGTTGACCAGCTTGCAGGAGCGGCGGAGGGAAATGGCCATATTGAGAGCAATGGGGGCAAGGCCAAGACATATTTTTGTTCTTCTGGTCAGTGAAGCAGGCTGCCTGACATTTGCCGGAATTTTGCTCGGGGTAGCAGGGCTCTACTCACTATTAGCGATCGCGCAACCTCTGATACAGCAGTGGTACGGGATCAGTATACAACTTTCAATGATTAGCCCTTATGAATGGGCTCTACTCGGTCTGATACAACTGGCCGGAATTATTATCGGTGTTATTCCAGCAGTAAGCGCCTACCGGCAATCACTGGCTGACGGAATGACGATTCGAATCTAACAAACGGATAAGCAATGAAAAAACTATCACTTATACTATTTAGTTGTCTTGCCATTATGACCTCCTTTACCGGAGCTGCAGCAGACGAACAGACACAGGATCAGGATATTCTTCAACTGGAATGGCTGGATCTGATCCCGAAAAATGAAAGAAATCTGGTTGATAGTGTAGGCATGCCACTCAGCCATGATCAAGCCGCCGCTCCGCAATCAAAACTTGGCGGGGTAAGACAAGAACTAAACGGCAGTACGGTTAAAATTCCGGGCTTCGTTATTCCGCTGGAAGGAGATGAAAATATGGTTACTGAGTTTCTGTTAGTACCATATATGGGAGCATGTATTCATGTTCCGCCACCGCCACCAAATCAAATTGTCTATGTACGTTTTAAAGATGGCGCTCCGATTCAGGAACTATGGGATGTGGTCAATATCATTGGTACACTGAAAACTGAAACTGTCAGCCACGAACTGGCTGAAGTGGGTTATGTGATTGAAGGAACGGCTCTGGCTCCTTACGAAGAGTAAATCGACTCAGGCTTATCTGTTAAACCAGAAAGTTTGACAGGTAAGCCAGCACTCCAATATAGACAACTAATAATAGAGTTATCGACAGCTGCTTTTTCAATCTGTTTTCTTCCGGCTGCGCCATGACGCCCCTCAAATCCCTTAACATTTTTAACATTTCCTTATCAACTATATCAGATTTTCGCAGCAAGACGAATATGAAGCGCAGATTTTAACCGTTTTATTTGTAGAGTAATTGATTAATAACAAGTTTACCTTTATTAACATTCAGAATCATTCTTTTAACCTTTTTATACATAATACTCATAGAAACAATCGCAAGATTGAACTCAAAATCAGTTGGATCTATTCTAGTCATTCACACCTTTCCCATTGAAGCAGGGCGACTAAATGGCAGGAAACAGAGCACCGGTAACGATTGAGCAAGGCGCATCCGGCAACCACTCAAGCTATAAAAGTAATAAATCCCATTACATTAAAGACAGTGGCAGCAGAGTAAAAAGTATTGCTCAAACCTATGGCATCGACGCCAAGCTTCAGTCGGAAAAGCCGAAAAAAAGCGTTCTGGAAAGAGCCTTAAGCAGAGATAAACAGCGACGGGAGCAGCGCCAGCGAAACCTTGAGCAGGTGATGAAGTACGCTTTTGGCTTCTGCAAAGATGAAACGGCCGGAGATCCTGACCAAGACTGGCTCTACCGCTTCTTTGATATGGCACAGGACATTAATAACAGCTCCATGCAGCGGTTGTGGGCACAAGTGCTGAAACTGGAAGTGACTAACCCAGGCTCGACTTCGATGAAGGCACTTCAGGTACTTAAAGATATGACGCCGAAAGAGGCGCAGTACTTGCAAAAAGCCGCTTCGCTGGCCTGTAGTTTCGGTAGTGACAATAGCAAAAAGCTCTTGATTGGCTTCAGAACGCCAGCCGGCATTTTCAGCCTCAACAGACGAGATAACGAAAGTACCGTCAACCTCGGCAACCACCAGCTTCCTTTCTCCAGCTTACTGGTTCTGTTTGAGCTGGGGCTGGTACTCAGCACCGAGCTGGAATCCGGTGAAATAGAGTTTGATCCTGCACTGGTGGTCGACTATCAGGGAGAACCCTTCTCACTAAAACCTATGAGTAAAGGTTCCCGCCTGCTCTATTATCGTTTTAGCCCGGTAGGTAACGAGCTGTGTAAACTGCTGGGTAATAAACCGAATACAAAATATATGGACCAGTTGGTGGATCTATTAAGCCAGAAGTTTACCGTTCAGTCAGACGTTAAGGGCTCCGTGGATCAAATGGTCTGATTTAGCCTGTCACTATAGCTACGCCTGAATGATTCCGTTTTGTCGTAGCTTATCCAGACATTGATCTACCAGCGTGGCAACTTCCACATCACGGTTTATCAGTTCTATCTCAGGGCTTTCCGGTGCCTGATAGTCAGAATCAATACCGGTAAAGTTCTTTATCTCTCCGGCTCTGGCTTTTTTATACAAGCCCTTAGGGTCTCTCTGCTCACAAACTTCCAGCGGAGAATTTACGTACACTTCCATAAACTCTCCCTCTGGCAGTAACCGACGGACAAATTGTCGCTCCTCTTTGTGGGGAGAGATAAACGCCGACAACACTATCAGGCCGGCATCCGCCATCAGATTACATAGCTCACCGACACGACGGATATTCTCTTTTCTGTCCTGCTCACTAAAACCAAGATCGCTACATAGCCCGTAACGCACATTGTCGCCATCCAGCAGATAAGTGTGATAACCCAGCTCCGCTAATGCCTGCTCAAGGGCTCCGGCTATGGTCGATTTTCCTGAACCGGACAGACCGGTAAACCAGAGCACCACGGGTTTCTGCTGTTTCTGTTTCGCTCTGCTGTATCTGTCTACGACATGCTGATGCCAGACAATATTATTTTCAGCCTTATGGCCTGGTTGAGACATGATAAATCGGCTCCTGCACTAAAATGGGAAAAAATAGGGAATTAAAGTTAAAACCAGTACGGAATAGATCAAAGAAAGTGGAATACCTATTCTCAGATAGTCAAACAGGCGGTAATTACCAACACTGTAGACCAGCAGATTGGTCTGATAACCGTACGGGGAAATAAAACTGGCGCTGGCCCCGAACAAAACCGCCATTATAAACGGCATAGGATCGACACCATAACCAACCGCCATACTGTATCCGAGAGGGAATGCCAGTGCTGCCGCAGCGTTATTGGTAATCAACTCCGTCAGCACAAGGGTCAGAACATAAGTTGCCACCAAGGCCCCGAAGACGCCCCAACCGTTAAGGGTATGAATAAAGAATTCACCAATGCGTACAGACAGCCCCGAAGAGAGCATTAGCTGGGCGACGGTCAGTGCTGAACCGACAATAATCACAATATCTATCGGAAAGCGCCTTCTCAGCTCAGTAATATTGACGATTCCGCACAGCAACATAATAAGCAGATAGCCTGCCAGCCCCTTAATCACCGGCAAAATCTCCAACAACGACAAAGCAATGGCAGAGACAAAGCCGAACAACACTAGATTAGAACGTGAACTGTCCAGCTTGGCACTAGAGTCGAGATCATTCATCAGCAAAAACTCGCGATTATGACGGTTCAGTTCAGCTTCAAAGCGCTTTCCGGGCGCAAGAACTAAGGTGTCTCCTGCTACCAGAGTAATATCGCCAAGCCCGCCTTCAAGACGCTCATGCCCCCTGCGAATGGCAACCACCACCGCATCAAACTTATCCCGGAAGCGGCTGGAAATAAGGGTTTTATTACATAAAGAGGCTGACGAGCTGATAATCACTTCCCTGAAGTTCTGACCATTCAGGTGATGCTGTCCAAACAGTGTCAGCCCTTTGATCTCCTGTAGTGTGGCAACACTTTCAATATCGCCACAAAACAGCAGCCGATCTCTGGCCTGTAATACAAAATCCGGTGTTACCGAAGCAATACGCTCGCCGTCTCTGACGACTTCAGCCAGAAACAACTTTCTCAGTGATCTTAGCCCGTTTTCACTGATGCTATAGCCGACCAGAGGAGAACCGGGCTCAACCTTAGCTTCCAGAAAGTAGGAGAGTTCTTCGTCTGCTATCTCATCATTTTTCGGCAGTAAATAACTTAAGGGAATAAGAACAATCAAGCCTCCGGCCAGTACCGCAAGACCAATAGAGGTCGGGGCGAAAAAGCTCAGTCCCGGCAGGCCGACATCTTCAACAAAGCTATTAATGATCAAGTTGGTTGAGGTACCAATCAGGGTTAAGGTACCCCCCAATATGGCGGCATAAGAGAGAGGCAGCAGCAAACGGGAAGGCGAATGCTGCTGATTTCTCTTAATGGCGCCAATCAGGGAGACCACTACGGCAGTATTATTAGTAAAAGAAGAAAGTACCGCTGTAGACAACCCCAGCTTGGCAACCACAGTGGCCAGCTTTCCTTCTGATATATAATGACTAACCCAACTAACAAGACGGGTCTTCTCAAGCGCCGCTGAACTAAGGATCAACAGCACCAGAGTTAACAATGAAGAGTTGGTAAAGTTTTTCGCTACGCTTTGCAACTCAATAGCGCCACTCATAAAAGCGATAAAAGCAGCGCCGGCAAAGATAAAGCTAGGCTTGATTTTCGTTAAAAGCAGGCATGCAATAACACTAATCAGTAGTGCTAAAACTAATCCTTGTTCCCACATATCCTGCCCTCAATG contains:
- the tamA gene encoding autotransporter assembly complex protein TamA, which codes for MVKKCALIFVTLLFSSKLWADVSVEIKGLDGALEENVEAYLTAIPKEDYSVSLRFQSQLRKSFTKALQALGHYQPEFVFVTSEDDKTLTVNIAAGEPVRISISDIRIDGAAGSDKDFLTLVEKSGLEKGEILNHAKYDALKSAIRNLALSKGYFDGTFTKTVLEVAPERNQAFIYLYYQSGIRYQFGETKFSGNQIQQSKLRSLIPYQKGDPYLSSKIGVFNQNLSNTEWFSSVLVQPDISVTGKQEQLPMLVTLSPQTKNQLETGIGYSTDLGVKGTLKWKKPWVNSLGHSFDSALSLSAPEQAVTLGYNIPLEDVQNEYYRLQYGMKYEDKNDTESFEASALVERHWQLDSGWHRVLYGRYLHEDFKQGTQDDEFTMILPGISFSKVQTSGGAMPLSGDKQSIAFEYSDKSLTAKARVYRVLAKTAWIRSIGQNHRGIARLDASANFVDEISNIPPSIRFFAGGDNSLRGYDYESISPRDSKGALTGAKYLATSSLEYQYRLTGNWWLAGFVDYGDAWNNTIKFKTGTGFGVRWASPVGPVRIDFAWGLDEKPGEEFKLHFTLGPEL
- the msrA gene encoding peptide-methionine (S)-S-oxide reductase MsrA, which produces MLNKQVMVTRETAIKGREQAIPVTQPHFVNNTDLTLEPAEGQQQILFGMGCFWGAERLFWNLKGVVSTSVGYSGGFTENPTYQDVCTGETGHTEVVRVIFDPSVISLSELLNQFWERHDPTQGMRQGNDLGTQYRSAIYVYSEQQKQTVLESKQSYQSALSDNQRTEITTEVEFAGPYYFAEEYHQQYLAKNPEGYCGLGGTGVCFPS
- a CDS encoding DUF1107 family protein, which translates into the protein MLREFKSYRPLQIARFVKALFKGEFSIAGIGKFYFDQGRVLLPDLSNKKMLAVMKEINNIICKQLQLN
- a CDS encoding YtfJ family protein; the encoded protein is MNIKSLTLSLLLGTLPVIGQAHNLNTGESLPAVTVSSYGELHLENDEVVYKAWDESQLIGKVRVIQAIAGRSSAKEMNAELMKSITASQFSQDSYQTTSIINQDDAIWGTGSFVKSSAQDSKKEFPWSSMVLDEDGVVAKSWQLAEESSAIIVLNKEGKILFVKEGALSGDEINQVLALIKSNI
- a CDS encoding DUF2607 family protein, which gives rise to MRTEHYFSRSRVTAATILAIVSILWATFAYAEHQVDFDHSHHQQHQCELYAAAGNGLSPAVIVLPEVPQQAVRYQPFNSRLLVFIAPKQKARSPPELVVS
- the zrgA gene encoding zinc uptake protein ZrgA, whose amino-acid sequence is MQHTFKLSLIAGLILSTSAMAEEGFRQHDAHVHGHVEFNIAQDGNELLVEIAAPGADIVGFEHAPENEAQHELIEKAEKSLMQADKVLLLSSAAGCSTEHVSVKNTLEEDEHHDEHDHEKHDDHDKHDEHNHDKHDDHKDHDHESHEHEGEGEGHGEFTIEYHFECSDIAKLNRIKTNWFKLFPNSEEVEVNLLTDTAQNAFELNKNKTVIKF
- a CDS encoding ABC transporter ATP-binding protein, translated to MKDLDRVVSLSQIRFCWNEKQPATLEFDSLDIRKGEHIFIKGPSGSGKSTLLGLLTGIISPQSGSVQILDQQLNDLSQSGRDRFRADHIGYIFQQFNLLPYLSVIENVTLPCNFSKRRRDKVTGDLTENAIHLLQRLRLDQSLLNKPVIELSIGQQQRVAAARALIGQPELIIADEPTSALDFENRTAFIELLMEEAEKAGSTLIFVSHDPTLEAMFDRNIQLQELNQRATQHSTEATQCQQ
- a CDS encoding ABC transporter permease, coding for MPAITLLARKSLLNRKATAILTILTVAISVILLLGVERIRTQAKTSFANTISGTDLIVGARSGSVNLLLYSVFRIGNATANIDWKSYEEFSQNPSVKWAIPISLGDSHQGFRVMGTNQSYFEHFKYGKKQPLELQQGRPFNTLFETAIGADVAKELNYKVGSEIIIAHGISDVGFSRHDNLPFKVVGIFKPTGTPVDKTVHVSLQAIEAIHVGWESGANLGSKQDKAALEQQEFHPQQITAFMLGLKSKIRTFALQRQINTYKQEPLSAILPGIALHELWGMMSVAEQALMAVSVFVVIAGLLGMLSSLLTSLQERRREMAILRAMGARPRHIFVLLVSEAGCLTFAGILLGVAGLYSLLAIAQPLIQQWYGISIQLSMISPYEWALLGLIQLAGIIIGVIPAVSAYRQSLADGMTIRI
- a CDS encoding DUF3299 domain-containing protein, which encodes MKKLSLILFSCLAIMTSFTGAAADEQTQDQDILQLEWLDLIPKNERNLVDSVGMPLSHDQAAAPQSKLGGVRQELNGSTVKIPGFVIPLEGDENMVTEFLLVPYMGACIHVPPPPPNQIVYVRFKDGAPIQELWDVVNIIGTLKTETVSHELAEVGYVIEGTALAPYEE
- a CDS encoding TIGR03899 family protein: MAGNRAPVTIEQGASGNHSSYKSNKSHYIKDSGSRVKSIAQTYGIDAKLQSEKPKKSVLERALSRDKQRREQRQRNLEQVMKYAFGFCKDETAGDPDQDWLYRFFDMAQDINNSSMQRLWAQVLKLEVTNPGSTSMKALQVLKDMTPKEAQYLQKAASLACSFGSDNSKKLLIGFRTPAGIFSLNRRDNESTVNLGNHQLPFSSLLVLFELGLVLSTELESGEIEFDPALVVDYQGEPFSLKPMSKGSRLLYYRFSPVGNELCKLLGNKPNTKYMDQLVDLLSQKFTVQSDVKGSVDQMV
- the cysC gene encoding adenylyl-sulfate kinase, with protein sequence MSQPGHKAENNIVWHQHVVDRYSRAKQKQQKPVVLWFTGLSGSGKSTIAGALEQALAELGYHTYLLDGDNVRYGLCSDLGFSEQDRKENIRRVGELCNLMADAGLIVLSAFISPHKEERQFVRRLLPEGEFMEVYVNSPLEVCEQRDPKGLYKKARAGEIKNFTGIDSDYQAPESPEIELINRDVEVATLVDQCLDKLRQNGIIQA
- a CDS encoding SLC13 family permease; the encoded protein is MWEQGLVLALLISVIACLLLTKIKPSFIFAGAAFIAFMSGAIELQSVAKNFTNSSLLTLVLLILSSAALEKTRLVSWVSHYISEGKLATVVAKLGLSTAVLSSFTNNTAVVVSLIGAIKRNQQHSPSRLLLPLSYAAILGGTLTLIGTSTNLIINSFVEDVGLPGLSFFAPTSIGLAVLAGGLIVLIPLSYLLPKNDEIADEELSYFLEAKVEPGSPLVGYSISENGLRSLRKLFLAEVVRDGERIASVTPDFVLQARDRLLFCGDIESVATLQEIKGLTLFGQHHLNGQNFREVIISSSASLCNKTLISSRFRDKFDAVVVAIRRGHERLEGGLGDITLVAGDTLVLAPGKRFEAELNRHNREFLLMNDLDSSAKLDSSRSNLVLFGFVSAIALSLLEILPVIKGLAGYLLIMLLCGIVNITELRRRFPIDIVIIVGSALTVAQLMLSSGLSVRIGEFFIHTLNGWGVFGALVATYVLTLVLTELITNNAAAALAFPLGYSMAVGYGVDPMPFIMAVLFGASASFISPYGYQTNLLVYSVGNYRLFDYLRIGIPLSLIYSVLVLTLIPYFFPF